The sequence below is a genomic window from Lampris incognitus isolate fLamInc1 chromosome 18, fLamInc1.hap2, whole genome shotgun sequence.
CAGGTGTTATGGCCAGAACAGAGCTCTGGCGAGGTCTTTAACTTAACGTTGCCCTTCCTTCTCTGCGGACACGCACGcacgtgcgtgcacgcacacaccacTTCCATGTACCCTGCACAAACATATGAGAGGCATTAGGTCTGTTATTGTTTTTTGACTTTGCAAAGCTGCTGTGGAATTCTGCAGGAATAACACTCCTACAGTACACTTGGACGGAACTAACAAAGCAGTTAAACGGAcatagtgtgtgagtgtgtgatttgTACAACTAGCTAGTTCCAGATCAACTCATATACGTCTCACACATCTAATGGCCtccagaaaaagaaaacacacaagccCTGTAAACCTTAAAACACATAAACCTTGCTTGTCTCCAAGGGCTCCCACTACGCTTTTGGATCAGCTTTAAAATTGCATTGTTTGTTTTCGAAGCCTTGAATGGCCTGGCTCCTTGTTACATTTCAAACCTATTCCCTTGCCAAGGACTCTTTGCCCTGGCTGAAGCTCCACCGTGACTACTTCCACGGTCACAGCCATCAAACGCTGGAAAGGTTCCTGCTCCTATCACACCCGTCCCCACTACTAGATTCTTTAACTATTGTCTAAAATAACATATTTTAGTTTTCACCTGCCTGTTTGTCTTGCACTATTTTCTTTGAATCATATCTTTGTTTCCCCCCCCACTTAAAATTGTAGTTTTTGATCAACGTTGACTGTGTTTTGAAGTGTGCTTCCTGAATATATCGATTTGACAAGTAAATTATAGTGTCACCTCTCGCCAACTGCACGAAGGCAAACTCAAACACTACAGAAATGACTGCCTTATTTTGAATATGTCCAATTTATTAAACAACATATTCAGTTACATAAATTAACATGCCCTATGGTTGACAGCAATATTGAACGAAAACAGACAAACATAAAACCAGATTTAAATGTAAGGGTTTTCAGCCTGGCTTGAAAGATGACACCAATGGAAACGTGTCATTCCTCCAAGCTGCATGATGAACGCCTCAAATTCAAACGAAAAAGTCTCTTTCTGCATGTCATGGTAAGAGATAATTGGCCCAAGGAGTTTGCGCTCGATAACCCCAACCCGAAAATTACTCCTCATTCAAACTTGGACATTCTTCAGAAAACAGAACAAACCCAAAGTGGAAGGAATCATTTTCGCTCATAGAGAACTCAAGTTTGAGAGGCCATTTTCCCACCATGGGTTATAGTTCAGTAGAATAGTCTTCACTACCATCTTAGCAGAAATGCAGAAGCCTTTTCTAAATCACTGCATCCTCTCCTTAGAATAAAactaaaagataaaaaaaagaatataaaAATGGGGATGCTAGAAAATGAGGATGATTTCTTTTTGTTTAAATTGTAGCCTTTTTTGCACTCATTCATTTCCCCACCTGTCAATCCTGTATCTTTCAACACAGACGTCAAGGTCACAAGGAAAGGAAAGACGCTTTCGACTGATGAGAGGCGCTGTTGGACTTGATTTCTTGACTTCTCTACAGTCATTTTTTTCCAGTCTCTGTGTGAAGGAATTCCATGCATCAGTCCCTCACCTTCCAAAGTgacaaagagaggaggaggaagatgagaggCTGAAGAAGCAGTTCTCTACAATCCATCACTCATCTCCAGCAGGCAAGTTCTCTTCGATCCTCTTGATGAACTTCATACGGATTTCTGTCACGTTGTCACCCCTCAGTGTGTCCTGTGCAAATCTCACATCCACGGCCATCTGGACCTGAAATAAGTTCACAGTAACTTACATTTGCCAGGTATAGTAAATGGATGGGATTTTACTGTGAGAGCATTGCTATAGAGACATACAGGCAACTGCTGCAGGTGAAACACGGCCGGCCATACAAGGCCAGTAGGACACAGGAACAGTGCAAGACACAAAATACACAGTACTATATCATCAGTTCAAATATCAAACGTTTCACTCCGATAGATGATGAAACATGTAGAATTTATTGAATTTTTAATTCAGAATTTAAGTAGAATTTATTGAATGTTGTGgcccagtgatggactggcggcctgtccaggatgtctccccacctgccgcccaatgactgttgggaaggctccagcatccccaccaccctgagagtaggataagcggtttggataatggatggatggattattgaatGTTTTTTCCTCAATTGGCTTTTTGGAATAAAAACTCtccaaatacatttaaagaaaccTAAATACATGACACATAAATATTTGCAAAAGCATATATATTTTGTGGTTTTACTTGCTAGAAAGAGAGATGAACATACACACACCTCTTCACCTATCAATCTTACCATCTCAAGGGCACCTCTCAGGACTCCACAGAGTAGGTTGGAGTAGATCAGCATGTTGTGGTTGTCCGGCAGCTCCACGAAGTCCACCAGCGGGTTGTTCTCCAAGATGAGGGAGAACTCATCTCCTGCAGGGCTCCAATTGGTCACGCTGGGGGTGATGCCCAGGTACATCTTAAACGCTACCTAGAAGCAACCATAGAATAAGACAGCACACAAAGGACAAATGATTACACAACTAGtaatcaaggaaaaaaaaaacacatctgtaCCTTTTTTGTTGTACTTTTTAAATTCTGTGTAATGGTTAAGAATGAGCAACCTGTCAAGTCAATCCTGATATACAAAATTTACTTGGCAAAGAAAACAGGCTCAGATTCTGAACTGATAAGGGTGGAATCCAGCATTGAGCAAAATACCAttaaccaccccaccccccaacattATATCAGATGGCACAATTGTCCACCCATGTAAATGCAAAACTTTTTCAGCAAACCTCGGTCTCAGAACCTACCCCCCCTCGACAACTTAATAAATGACAGGAAGACAGAAAATCTGAATATTGGCTAAAAGAATGCCAAATTGAGTGCGCTTTGAGGACTTACTTGCCAGCACATTATTCACCATGTAATAAAACACAGATCTCTTCTGCACATGTTCAGCTGATGAATGATGGAGGAGATTTCAGCATTTAGTGGGGGAGCCATTGTTGAGCCTTCCAAACAACTGTCCCATTGTAATACTCCATTTTACAGACATGACCAGCTTCCCCCTGACCCAGTCTGCTCTCTCTGCTAGAGCTTGCATCTGTCTTGTCAAGACTTGAATGGCTTGAAATGAAAGTAGCACCTTCAGAACAGCTGGAGAGATGAATATTGCTATGTTAGCTTGGGAGTGACAGAGCTGTCTATCACTTTGTTTTTCCTCTATAGTCAcatacacgtgcacgcacacacttgcAGTGCATCCGTTTACTTTTAGCGACATAGCTGAGATATTTTACAACCTACATCAAACTAAAACGGAAAGCATCAGGTGGGAATAACTAAAGTTTGGAAGTGATGAAGTCtgttgcccctgctttgctcattCCCTCACTCAAAGAGACACACAGCAGTGTTCCCCCTTTTAACCTCTCTTGGGCTTCTCCTCCAAAATGTCTCTCACtcatctccctcccttcctcacaTCCCCTCTTGCTTCTTGGGAGAATTCCACAGTCATGCTCTGATTGGCTCGGAACCTTCCGGTTACCTTAGCAATGACATCGGCTGTTTCTCGGAAATCCTGACACCTGCCAACACTGGAGCGCGCCAAGAAGTCTTCGATGAGACGCACTCCAATGTTATAACCCCTGTgaaagagagacaaagggagaaaagaagagagaTAAAGTCATTCCTTTCTTTCATGTTTTGGAAAGAGACTTGGAAAAACAGACAAAGGGCTACAGACAGGAGTGAAAAAGACAGCCTACACTGAACTATATAGAGATAGCACGCAGTTCCAAAAGGCTCCAAGACACATTCTTGGTTCATGAATTTTATAATTGAGAGTTCATATCTAACCACGAGTTTGAAGCCACTTACCATGGCTGGAGTTTGAAGCCAAGAGATGCATCCAGACTATAACCTAATCTGACACTGACTGGTATGCTCAAAACTGGTATGATTGGCACAGTAGACTAAATGGGTTATAGGACCTTATAAGATAAGCCCCACCACTAACCATGACTTGCAGAGATGGTGGAGAGAACACAAAATGGctctcaaaaaaaaattttttttaaatcacatggGCAAAGTACATCCACTACTGCAACAAAGTATCATTAAGCATGAGATAGGATGATTGCCATTTCTGAGGTGGAAACCTTTGTTCTTCATCCTGTTGTCTAGTCTAGCCTTACAGGAGACATCTCTCACACAAAAATACATTATACCAGTGTTTTGAAATGGCAAGACAGGAGTCAGTCAGTTCCTAGAAATTACCACAGGGTGCAAAGGACATCTAACACAGAGGTGTAAAAGCTGATATGTGCCTAACTAAACCATCTGTCTACTTCAATAAGTGTCTGGGATAAAGATGTGAACTGAAGCCAGCAGAATGTGTCAGATGGCTGTGAGGGCATCTGGTAATCGCAAATCTTCCTGAGGTCATTAATACGACCAAAGCTCTGTCAATTTGGTGAATGATGGATTAACTCCAAGTGTGAAGCAGGGGCACATTCTGCATGCTTGAGACAAGCAACCTGGTTTACGTAGTCAACTACCTATGAACACATCCTGTATAGAATCAGAAAGACTGAGTGAAAATGACAACTgtctacaataaaaaaaaaaatctgcttggggcttcttttttttttgataatgAAATTATGCACTAAACAGCAATGAAAACATTTACAGAACAAATAACTGTGTGGCAAATAGCTTGCATTTTTCCTATAGATGAGCATTATaatatgtttatgtttatttagatccccattagctgttaccCAAGGCAACAACTACTCTTCCTGGAGACCAGATTAAGAACATCTatgtatacacatgctttcacatgcatgcatacataaataaGCACAATTGCATCACTAAATTTAGGGTGCACCATATAGATTTCCTCAGCTGAGTGTATAGGCCTATAAacaagcccatccatccattatccaaactgcttatcctgctctcagggtcgtggggatgctggagccttcccagcagtcattgggcagcagacggggagacaccctggacaggccaccagtccatcacaacaTGCATATGATTTTATTTTCAGGGGGGGAAATGATTCAGTAAACTCACATCTTATCCAGCTGTTTGTTGACTTCCTCATCATTCTCGTAGTCCTTACACAGCTGAGTAACCAGCGCCCCATATGTCAGAGTGAACAACTCCGAGTTCTACAAGACATACAGGATTACAATGGCATCACAGCAATATTTGTACGATTTTGAATTTGACCGATCTCACTGAAAGGAGGGCAATAACCTTTTAGAGTAGCAGAGAGTGGCCAGCTACTGTTAAGTAATGATATTTCAATTAATCTTGGGATGTCATAACCCATTCTGTCTTGCTTCCCAAAGTAAATTTAACTAAAGTGGCCAGCCATTTAAGTTCTATTGAGAGTTTTCTCAAGTTATGACAATGCTGAGAGGAATCAAAAATCAGTTCACATCAGTCATATTTCAGATAAAAGTCTTTACTGGTACTCAGCAACTCACGGATGATTTGGCATGAATAATACAGATTTGCACTTGGCTTACTTGGAAAGCTGCTCCTCTTTCGAATAGAAAAGTGCATTAAATCTGAGACATTAACTCGGTTAAACTATGTTGTCCATTTGACTTTAAAGCTTTAACAAGTAGGGACACTAAAAGGTAACCTAGTGTGGCTGGCTGGTTGTAAGGTTTGCTTGCTAGCTCGCTTGTTTGCTAGAACAGCGCTCACTTCCTCTCCTAGACTATTAATGAACACATACTAAACGTTCAAACTAACTAAACATGTATCAACCTTTCTGATCTTCGACACAATATGAGATAAAATGACTAGAATGGAACGCTGCCTGACACGTTAGCATTTTGCCAGGTTAGCGTTAGCTGGTGTTCATTTTGCTAAACTGGCAGCAATAGCAACGGTGGACAGTCTCTCACCATCTTCTTGTTGTCCGTCGTTCGGTTGGATTGTCTAGACATGGTGTATTCTATCGTGGGGCTTAAACGGGTGGTGCGTCGATATTAatcctttatttatttgtttctgGCTCAGTAGTTCCCGGGATCATCCGCCGTACGTCGCCTTCCTGTCAGCTGTCAAACCACTTCTTCCTCTGCTATGTTACGGCAAGAGGGTGATGTTCGTTTAGCGCCATCTAGCGACCCGGAAGCAGAACAAGACAAGGCGAAACGCATGAACGTTTCCCTCTCTGCCACAGGATGGCAGAATCCTACATGAGTTTGAGACGACGGAGAAGCGTTTTATAAAACACATACAGGGCTCAATATGTTTGCCTAATTACCTTTCTTTGTAGGTGGAAAACTTCtaaattaccccccccctctctctctcgcacatacaaacacacgtgtgcgtgcgcgcatgtgtgcgtgtgtgtatgcgcttGCGCGCGTGTGTGACAGAGCTAAGTGTGCCAGCGAGCCGACGCGCCGCCGTTGCCGGGAACACACGGAGGGGAGGTTAGAGGAGGACTGTCAGAAGAAGACTCGGCTCACATCTACGGACACAGATGCGTTTGAAAGTCGAGGATTTAATTTCATTTTCAAATCAAACAATCGCGTGCTAGTTTTGTACAGATTACATTGTGAATTGTCTACCTCGAACACTCGCGTGCAGGTTCATTGTCGGGAAATTATCTCATCGTGGTGAAACACTCGCACCGTCCTGTCGAGGAGGAAGAACGAGGCGCCACACTTCTGCATCGTAGCCTGTTTctataacaaataataataatttaaaagaaACTGGCAAAATAAACGAGGCAATTTGACAAGCCTGCAAAGGTCTACGGGGTCCCGGAGGAGGCTGAATAGTGCAATGATGACGGGGAAATCTGTGAAAGATGTTGACAGGTACCAGGCTGTCCTCAACTCTTTGCTAGCGATGGAGGAAAATAAATTCTGCGCAGATTGTGAATCTAAAGGTATGTAATTTTTGGTTGCACTTGCCCTTTTTCTTTTATTCTATGTACAGGGCCGTGGGCCACGGCGTGCAAATCAGGCGTGTATGCATGAATCAACCAGCCAACCTCTTTTTTCCTGTTCGGTGTAAATGCGCCGTCGCATTCTTACCCCGACCAATTAGGTTGTACTATGCTGCAAGGACGTCAGGTCCCACGAGGTGTTCCTTCTGTCGGATGGAGGGAGTGAAGTAGGGGACACCTGCACTGACTTTGAGATCATCCTGATCttataccacccccccccccccgcaagtaAAAAGGGACAGTGGACCCTCTGTCAGGGCTGTGGGTGGTTGGGAGTTGGTCGACCATTTAGTGTCGGTAGACAACTCTTATCTTAGGCCTTGACATGTGACCAGACCTTTGCTTAACCTGTTTTGGCATGATGGTGGCTAAACAATGCTGTTTTGGTCACGAAGTGAAGGGGAAAGTCATTCAACCTTGGAAAGAAGATGCATATCCATCATTTTCTCTGAATTTGTGAGTCAGGCATATCTGTGAATAACAAAATTGAGGTTAAGTTGTTCAGTTCTTTAGTGATgctaaaatgccaaaaaaaaggtTTACGCCACAATTTGGCATTATAGATAAAACAACAAGCAACTACAGTACTGGGAATTGCTGAAATGTGTTGCAGCGGTTTTCAACTCGTGTCTTTATCTGCTGGTTTTCCATTCTCCCAGGTTTTGTATATTCATGTGGTGTGTAAGGGATAAGAACCCTGATTAGATGGCTGAAAGTCCTGTTAGAATAGATAAGTAGCAGCACTGGGTTTCTCAGGGTCTGGAGCTGAGAATCACTGCTGAATCAAAGCGGCCATCACTACTGAGTATCAAATTCAGCCTTT
It includes:
- the trappc3 gene encoding trafficking protein particle complex subunit 3 yields the protein MSRQSNRTTDNKKMNSELFTLTYGALVTQLCKDYENDEEVNKQLDKMGYNIGVRLIEDFLARSSVGRCQDFRETADVIAKVAFKMYLGITPSVTNWSPAGDEFSLILENNPLVDFVELPDNHNMLIYSNLLCGVLRGALEMVQMAVDVRFAQDTLRGDNVTEIRMKFIKRIEENLPAGDE